One region of Peromyscus eremicus chromosome 4, PerEre_H2_v1, whole genome shotgun sequence genomic DNA includes:
- the Usp20 gene encoding ubiquitin carboxyl-terminal hydrolase 20 produces the protein MGDARDICPHLDSIGEVTKEDLLFKSKGTCQSCGVAGPNLWACLQVTCPYVGCGESFADHSTIHAQVKKHNLTVNLTTFRVWCYACEREVFLEQRLAVHLPSSSAKLSEQDSPPPSHPLKAVPIAVADEGESESEDDDLKPRGLTGMKNLGNSCYMNAALQALSNCPPLTQFFLECGGLVRTDKKPALCKSYQKLISEVWHKRRPSYVVPTSLSHGIKLVNPMFRGYAQQDTQEFLRCLMDQLHEELKEPMVAAVTALTDARDSDSSDTEERRDGDRSPSEDEFLSCDSSSDRGEGDGQGRGGGNSKAEMELLIPDEAGRAISEKERMKDRKFSWGQQRTNSEQVDEDADVDTAMASLDNQPIETQPPSPRSTSPCRTPEPDNEAHIRSSSRPCSPVHHHEGHTKLSSSPPRASPVRMGPSYVLKKAQVPSTGGRRRKEQSYRSVISDVFNGSVLSLVQCLTCDRVSTTVETFQDLSLPIPGKEDLAKLHSAIYQNVPAKPGACGDSYSSQGWLAFIVEYIRRFVVSCTPSWFWGPVVTLEDCLAAFFAADELKGDNMYSCERCKKLRNGVKYCKVLCLPEILCVHLKRFRHEVMYSFKVSSHVSFPLEGLDLRPFLAKECTSQVTTYDLLSVICHHGTAGSGHYIAYCQNVINGQWYEFDDQYVTEVHETVVQNVEAYVLFYRKSSEEAMRERQQVVSLAAMREPSLLRFYVSREWLNKFNTFAEPGPITNHTFLCSHGGIPPNKYHYIDDLVVILPQSVWEHLYGRFGGGPAVNHLYVCSICQVEIEALAKRRRVEIDTFIKLNKAFQAEESPGVIYCISMHWFREWEAFVKGKDSEPPGPIDNSRIAQVKGSGHIQLKQGADYGQISEETWTYLNSLYGGGPEIAIRQSVAQLPDPESLHGEQKIEAETRAV, from the exons GTGAAAAAGCACAACCTGACTGTGAACCTGACCACGTTCCGGGTGTGGTGCTATGCCTGTGAGCGCGAAGTCTTCCTGGAGCAGCGCCTGGCAGTCCACCTGCCCAGCTCCTCAGCCAAGCTCTCAGAGCAG gactccccacccccctcccaccctctGAAAGCCGTCCCCATTGCTGTGGCTGATGAAGGAGAATCTGAGTCTGAGGACGATGACCTGAAGCCTCGAG GCCTTACAGGCATGAAGAACCTGGGGAACTCCTGTTACATGAACGCTGCCCTGCAGGCCTTGTCCAATTG CCCTCCACTCACCCAGTTCTTCCTGGAGTGTGGTGGCCTGGTGCGCACGGACAAGAAGCCAGCCTTGTGCAAAAGTTACCAGAAGTTGATCTCTGAGGTCTGGCACAAGAGACG GCCAAGCTATGTGGTCCCCACCAGCCTGTCCCATGGGATCAAGTTGGTCAACCCGATGTTCCGAGGCTATGCCCAGCAG GACACCCAGGAGTTCCTACGCTGCCTGATGGACCAGCTTCACGAGGAGCTCAAGGAGCCCATGGTAGCTGCTGTGACAGCACTCACTGATGCCCGGGACTCAGATTCCAGTGACACAGAGGAGAGGCGTGATGGAGACCGGAGCCCGTCAGAGGACGAGTTTCTGTCCTGTGACTCGAGCAGTGACAGGGGGGAGGGTGATGGGCAAGGGCGTGGTGGAGGTAACTCGAAGGCTGAGATGGAGCTGCTGATCCCAGATGAGGCGGGCCGAGCCATCTCTGAGAAGGAGCGCATGAAGGACCGCAAGTTCTCCTGGGGCCAGCAGCGCACCAACTCAGAGCAAGTGGATGAGGATGCTGATGTGGACACGGCCATGGCCTCCCTTGACAACCAACCCATCGAGACCCAGCCACCATCACCAAGGTCCACCAGCCCCTGCCGGACCCCAG AGCCAGACAACGAAGCTCACATCCGCAGCTCCTCTCGCCCCTGCAGCCCTGTCCACCACCACGAGGGCCATACCAAGCTGTCCAGCAGCCCTCCTCGTGCAAGCCCTGTGAGGATGGGGCCATCGTACGTGCTCAAGAAAG CCCAGGTGCCCAGTACTGGTGGCCGGAGGCGGAAGGAGCAGAGCTACCGCAGTGTCATCTCAGATGTCTTCAATGGCTCTGTCCTCAGCCTGGTGCAGTGTCTCACCTGTGACCGG GTGTCTACCACGGTGGAGACATTCCAGGACCTGTCATTGCCCATCCCTGGCAAGGAAGACCTAGCCAAACTCCACTCTGCCATCTACCAGAATGTACCAGCCAAGCCGGGAGCCTGTGGGGACAGCTACTCCTCCCAGGGCTGGCTGGCCTTCATCGTGGAGTACATCCGACG GTTCGTGGTATCCTGTACCCCCAGCTGGTTTTGGGGGCCTGTCGTCACACTGGAGGACTGCCTGGCTGCTTTCTTTGCTGCTGATGAGCTGAAGG GTGACAACATGTACAGCTGTGAGCGGTGTAAGAA GCTTCGGAATGGTGTGAAGTACTGTAAAGTCCTGTGTCTGCCTGAG ATTCTGTGTGTCCACCTGAAGCGCTTCCGGCATGAGGTGATGTACTCCTTCAAAGTCAGCAGCCATGTCTCCTTCCCCCTCGAGGGACTCGACCTACGCCCTTTTCTGGCCAAGGAATGCACGTCTCAGGTCACCACATATGACCTCCTCTCTGTCATTTGTCACCATGGCACAGCAGGCA GTGGGCACTACATTGCCTATTGTCAGAATGTGATCAATGGGCAGTGGTATGAATTCGATGACCAGTATGTCACCGAGGTCCATGAGACAGTGGTGCAGAATGTGGAGGCCTATGTGCTCTTCTACAG GAAGAGCAGCGAGGAGGCCATGCGGGAGCGGCAGCAGGTGGTGTCCCTGGCTGCCATGCGGGAGCCCAGCCTGCTGCGGTTCTACGTGTCTCGAGAATGGCTGAACAAGTTCAACACCTTTGCAGAGCCAGGGCCTATCACCAACCACACCTTCCTGTGTTCGCACGGAG GTATCCCACCCAACAAATACCACTACATCGATGACCTGGTGGTCATTCTGCCACAGAGCGTCTGGGAGCACCTGTATGGCAG GTTTGGGGGCGGCCCTGCTGTGAATCATCTGTACGTGTGCTCCATCTGCCAGGTGGAGATCGAGGCCCTGGCCAAGCGCAGGAGAGTGGAGATTGACACTTTCATCAAG CTGAACAAGGCATTCCAAGCAGAGGAGTCTCCCGGAGTCATCTACTGCATCAGCATGCACTGGTTCCGAGAGTGGGAGGCTTTCGTCAAGGGGAAGGACAGCG AGCCTCCTGGGCCCATTGACAACAGCAGGATTGCTCAGGTCAAAGGCAGTGGCCATATCCAGCTAAAGCAGG GGGCTGATTATGGGCAGATTTCCGAGGAGACCTGGACCTATCTGAACAGCCTGTATGGGGGTGGCCCTGAGATCGCCATCCGGCAGAGTGTAGCCCAGCTCCCAGacccagagagcctgcatggagAACAAAAGATTGAGGCTGAGACCCGGGCTGTGTGA